The Cellulophaga sp. L1A9 genome window below encodes:
- a CDS encoding HEPN domain-containing protein — protein MQSFRTEIENPVVEKDIIDLANKIDMFHNGKLDEEKFRSLRLARGVYGQRQEGVQMIRIKLPYGKVSSEQLRTISDVSEEYSIGRLHITTRQDIQIHYVDLNRTPELWAELEKSDITLREACGNTVRNVTASETAGIDVEEPFDVSPYAHALFQYFLRNPISQELGRKFKVSFSSSDADTGLSYMHDLGFIAKIEEGVKGFKVMLGGGLGSQPRHAELLYDFLPTDKIIPLMEGVVRVFDRYGERKSRAKARLKFLLKDLGLDGFKKLLEEEQTAVPMKSFPIDADAYPKTQIAEVAVPNVVIEDQVAFDAWKSTNIIPQKQEGYVAIGVKVLLGDFYLKEARALADLIEKYAADEIRLSLRQNIVIPYVKEELIPFFYSELKKLGFTEAGYNKAIDITACPGTDTCNLGIASSTGIAEELERVMKEEYPDYINNPDVVIKISGCMNACGQHNMANIGFQGMSVRTKSKLVAPALQVLLGGGNMGNGEGRFADKVVKIPSKRGPEALRLILNDFDANGNGLSFPEYYAEKEQMYFYDFLKDLTDVENLTPDDFIDWGNSEEYIQAIGVGECAGVVIDLIATLLFESEEKIQTAETTFNEGKWAASIYHSYSSMVNTAKAILTSENQKTNTHAGIIKDFDEKFVANGTIALNKGFEEFILQINKNEPTEVFAKDYLKDTKVFLGKVQEYRNAELAKVN, from the coding sequence ATGCAAAGTTTTAGAACAGAAATAGAAAATCCAGTTGTAGAAAAAGATATTATCGATTTGGCAAACAAAATTGATATGTTCCATAATGGCAAACTAGACGAAGAAAAGTTTCGTAGCCTACGTTTAGCACGTGGTGTTTACGGTCAGCGTCAAGAAGGCGTACAAATGATTCGTATTAAATTGCCATATGGTAAAGTTTCTTCTGAGCAATTAAGAACCATTTCTGATGTTTCTGAAGAGTACTCTATCGGTCGCTTGCACATCACTACGCGTCAAGATATTCAGATTCACTACGTAGATTTGAACAGAACGCCTGAGTTATGGGCAGAACTTGAAAAATCAGATATTACACTTCGTGAAGCTTGTGGTAATACCGTTCGTAATGTAACGGCTAGTGAAACTGCTGGTATAGATGTAGAAGAGCCTTTTGATGTTTCTCCTTACGCACATGCTTTGTTTCAGTATTTTTTAAGAAACCCGATAAGTCAAGAGCTTGGACGTAAGTTTAAAGTGTCTTTCTCTTCTAGTGATGCAGATACAGGACTTTCATACATGCACGATTTAGGTTTTATTGCCAAAATTGAAGAGGGTGTAAAAGGGTTTAAGGTAATGTTAGGTGGTGGTTTAGGATCACAACCCCGTCATGCAGAGTTGTTGTATGATTTCTTGCCAACGGATAAAATTATTCCTTTAATGGAAGGTGTTGTTCGTGTTTTTGATAGATACGGAGAACGTAAGAGTAGAGCAAAAGCACGTTTAAAATTCCTATTGAAAGATTTAGGATTAGACGGATTCAAAAAATTATTGGAAGAAGAGCAAACTGCGGTTCCAATGAAATCATTTCCGATTGATGCAGATGCCTATCCTAAAACTCAAATAGCAGAAGTTGCTGTTCCAAATGTAGTTATTGAGGATCAGGTAGCTTTCGATGCTTGGAAATCTACCAACATAATTCCTCAAAAACAAGAGGGCTATGTGGCTATAGGAGTAAAAGTTTTATTAGGAGATTTTTATCTTAAAGAAGCACGTGCCTTAGCAGATTTAATAGAAAAATATGCAGCAGACGAAATTCGTTTAAGCCTGCGTCAGAATATTGTAATTCCTTATGTAAAAGAAGAACTAATTCCTTTCTTTTATTCAGAATTAAAAAAATTAGGCTTTACAGAAGCTGGCTATAATAAGGCCATAGATATTACCGCTTGCCCAGGTACAGATACCTGTAATTTAGGGATTGCAAGTAGTACAGGTATTGCAGAAGAGTTAGAGCGTGTAATGAAGGAAGAATATCCTGACTATATTAATAACCCAGATGTGGTGATTAAAATTAGTGGGTGTATGAATGCATGTGGACAGCATAATATGGCAAATATTGGTTTTCAAGGAATGTCTGTGCGTACCAAATCAAAATTAGTAGCTCCGGCATTACAAGTGCTTTTAGGAGGTGGTAATATGGGTAATGGTGAAGGTAGGTTTGCAGATAAAGTAGTGAAAATACCAAGTAAAAGAGGTCCTGAAGCGTTGCGTTTGATCTTAAATGATTTTGATGCTAATGGTAATGGATTATCATTTCCAGAGTACTATGCAGAAAAAGAGCAAATGTACTTCTATGATTTCTTGAAAGATTTAACAGATGTTGAAAATTTAACGCCTGATGATTTTATCGATTGGGGTAATTCTGAAGAATATATTCAAGCTATTGGAGTAGGTGAGTGTGCAGGGGTAGTAATTGATTTGATTGCCACATTATTATTTGAGAGTGAAGAGAAAATACAAACGGCAGAAACTACCTTTAATGAAGGGAAATGGGCCGCTAGTATTTATCACTCCTATTCTTCTATGGTAAATACCGCTAAAGCAATCCTTACTTCAGAAAATCAGAAAACGAATACGCATGCGGGAATCATTAAGGATTTTGATGAAAAATTCGTTGCGAATGGTACCATCGCTTTGAATAAAGGTTTTGAAGAATTTATTCTTCAAATCAATAAAAACGAACCTACAGAAGTATTTGCTAAGGACTACTTAAAGGATACGAAAGTATTTTTAGGAAAGGTTCAAGAGTATAGAAATGCTGAACTAGCAAAAGTAAATTAA